One window of Chloroflexus aggregans DSM 9485 genomic DNA carries:
- a CDS encoding response regulator transcription factor, which yields MSRPSSEVEKFIHQFASPLTALQSAVELLAHHYGQSDDQRLVNLIAALQRSTERLRQFGQQLAKHVDVEDYAIVVRVPIEVAQGSARSSSPSPVMTTTSMDRAVLVGGGILDELTDVLLAAGWEVERVETGAHGLDLARQRRPRLLVIANDVRDIEPVMCGQIARTDPETRDIVVALVGYDIPPVRGIPLIDVQQPLLDQLQRLLAIHHGERGLPRILLVDDEADIRMILGQQLTDAGFVVVTVPDGATALRVITEQFFDLIILDRLLPDGDGLQVLQSLRATPKTRLTPVILLSAVSSLDEKVRSLKLGADDYVVKPCSAAELTARIRSILRRSERESSLNPISRLPGNVMIEQVIRERLARKQPFAVGYVDLSIRPGSWPTSFIGMAKRTIFWAISAVMILCW from the coding sequence ATGAGTAGGCCATCTTCTGAGGTGGAGAAGTTCATTCACCAGTTTGCATCACCGCTAACGGCGTTGCAGAGTGCGGTTGAGTTGCTTGCTCATCATTATGGTCAGAGTGATGATCAGCGATTGGTGAATTTGATTGCTGCGTTGCAACGCTCGACTGAACGTTTGCGGCAGTTTGGGCAACAGTTGGCTAAGCATGTTGATGTTGAAGACTATGCTATCGTGGTGCGGGTACCGATTGAGGTAGCTCAAGGTTCAGCACGCTCATCGTCGCCATCACCGGTGATGACAACGACGAGCATGGATCGCGCCGTGCTGGTGGGCGGGGGCATACTCGATGAATTGACAGATGTGTTATTGGCTGCCGGTTGGGAAGTAGAACGGGTGGAAACCGGGGCGCATGGGCTTGATCTGGCGCGGCAACGACGGCCCCGTCTGTTGGTGATTGCCAATGATGTACGAGATATTGAGCCGGTGATGTGTGGGCAAATTGCGCGGACCGATCCGGAGACGCGCGATATTGTGGTGGCCCTTGTAGGTTACGACATACCGCCGGTTAGGGGCATACCGCTGATCGATGTGCAGCAGCCGTTACTAGATCAACTCCAACGGTTGCTTGCTATTCATCATGGAGAACGAGGTCTCCCCCGCATCCTGTTGGTTGATGATGAGGCGGACATTCGCATGATCCTTGGTCAGCAGCTTACCGATGCCGGCTTTGTGGTGGTAACCGTACCCGATGGCGCAACTGCACTGCGTGTAATTACCGAGCAGTTTTTCGACCTGATCATTCTCGATCGGCTGTTGCCCGATGGTGATGGATTGCAGGTATTGCAAAGTTTGCGTGCGACACCGAAAACACGATTGACTCCGGTGATACTGTTGTCGGCAGTTAGCTCACTTGATGAAAAGGTGCGCAGTTTGAAACTCGGTGCTGATGATTATGTAGTAAAACCTTGTAGCGCCGCTGAGTTAACGGCCCGCATTCGCTCGATCTTGCGTCGTAGTGAGCGTGAGAGCAGTTTGAACCCGATTTCACGCTTGCCCGGCAATGTGATGATCGAACAGGTTATTCGCGAGCGGCTCGCTCGGAAGCAACCATTTGCCGTCGGCTATGTCGATTTGTCCATACGGCCCGGCTCTTGGCCGACATCGTTCATTGGTATGGCGAAGCGGACGATTTTCTGGGCCATCTCGGCGGTGATGATTTTGTGCTGGTGA
- a CDS encoding ATP-binding protein has translation MYRSASREAVWHVLLDGIRSLTAAQVALIYQLVPETCQFKLFIDRITPDSPVPETFTIPHYLQHDLMLLRQPIVFTPEQQSTPLASALTNTIWPVQPPVQIVVLPLVDDGKVQALCICGWAEPVAERYVSVLQFLVDDAGYARSILAHTGDVQQNDGSSLNVIDSLSLLYNPPLDQLVEVALSQLLETVGAAAGALYLYDDAARSLTLKRVTTGSLPTPLATIVHRLWGDETLAGYTYALATSLFESGSDITYLVADPTVSSQYAPLHAFMRSYALDGMLTLAMVAGGWQAGVVQLIPWPGSSFNERQWQWLRILVRQIGIAVEHARLFEQLQIELDRAQAVVETTNDGIVVLDRQRRVVIINRRACYFFGITEADIKEKSYDDLLLVFSRVFANSVRLGFWLGQLLGSETDRGWEEFQVVYPKSRRLHCFSAPVINRREQYLGRILIFRDVTREREIERLKDEFISIVSHELRTPLSSIQGSLQLVLGDDERGKTGLGDRLPPQVRTMLQISLNNTQRLIRLVNDILDVNKIEQGKLQLQRKPVSPLAICRSAVEELTSFARQHGVTIALDVPPNLPFVDADQDRIVQVVVNLLSNAIKFSSKGQRVLLSVVYETSVVRFSVRDWGPGIPHTDQQFLFQKFRQLNQANNRERSGTGLGLAISKELVELHGGKIWVQSEPGQGSIFNFTLPLAKVQPPSSESRPPLIVIVSTDHPWTEKLYAALNVTTEWEVAKIDIRDLIKSLPARQPACIVVIDSGDLGDLVTQIRAIVLYSLIPMIVISDQPVANLPRDVITLSFDRSVDDVATIVRRQIMKPQPLVLVVDDDPNVRPVLVRILQRHQMRVLSTGDGAEALDLVQHARPDAILLDLRMPGMDGLEVLQRLQANPTTSTIPVVVLTANDLGPDSREQAFALGARGFLEKPATAERLIAIITSVIQANEVANE, from the coding sequence ATGTACCGATCCGCTTCTCGTGAAGCGGTATGGCATGTATTGCTTGATGGGATACGGAGTTTGACGGCAGCGCAAGTTGCCCTGATTTATCAGCTTGTGCCTGAAACGTGTCAATTTAAGCTATTTATTGATCGAATTACGCCAGATTCACCGGTTCCAGAAACCTTTACTATCCCACACTATTTACAGCACGATTTAATGTTACTCCGTCAACCGATTGTTTTCACACCGGAGCAACAATCGACACCGCTGGCGTCGGCGTTGACGAACACGATCTGGCCTGTCCAACCACCAGTCCAAATTGTTGTATTACCACTCGTTGATGATGGAAAGGTTCAGGCATTGTGCATTTGTGGTTGGGCAGAACCGGTGGCGGAGCGATATGTTAGTGTTCTGCAATTTCTGGTTGACGATGCTGGATATGCACGATCAATTCTTGCCCATACCGGTGATGTGCAACAGAATGATGGTTCATCACTGAATGTTATTGACAGTTTATCACTACTTTACAATCCCCCCTTAGATCAATTAGTTGAAGTAGCTTTGAGTCAATTGCTTGAAACGGTCGGTGCGGCAGCAGGTGCATTGTATTTATATGACGATGCAGCGCGTAGCCTGACGTTAAAGCGGGTGACAACCGGATCGCTCCCGACACCATTAGCGACAATCGTTCATCGTCTGTGGGGTGATGAAACCTTGGCGGGTTATACCTATGCATTGGCTACATCGCTTTTTGAATCTGGGAGTGACATCACGTATCTGGTTGCCGATCCAACGGTTTCGTCCCAGTATGCGCCATTGCATGCCTTTATGCGTTCATATGCACTTGATGGAATGCTTACGCTCGCGATGGTTGCCGGCGGTTGGCAAGCCGGTGTGGTACAACTGATTCCATGGCCGGGGAGCAGTTTTAATGAGCGACAATGGCAATGGCTACGGATTCTTGTCCGACAAATTGGGATCGCGGTTGAACACGCGCGCCTGTTTGAACAGTTGCAAATTGAGCTGGATCGAGCGCAAGCGGTGGTTGAGACAACCAACGATGGTATCGTTGTGCTTGACCGTCAGCGGCGAGTTGTGATAATCAATCGGCGCGCCTGTTATTTTTTTGGTATTACCGAAGCGGATATCAAGGAAAAATCATACGATGATCTGCTTCTCGTTTTTAGTCGTGTGTTTGCGAATAGTGTGCGACTCGGGTTTTGGTTGGGGCAATTGCTCGGTTCAGAGACCGATCGTGGTTGGGAAGAATTTCAAGTCGTCTATCCTAAGTCACGTCGGCTACATTGCTTTTCGGCGCCGGTGATCAATCGCCGTGAGCAGTATCTTGGTCGGATTCTGATCTTTCGTGATGTTACTCGTGAGCGGGAAATTGAGCGTCTGAAAGATGAATTTATCTCGATAGTATCGCACGAATTGCGCACACCGCTGAGTAGTATTCAAGGATCGTTGCAATTAGTGCTGGGAGATGACGAGCGGGGCAAAACCGGTTTAGGTGATCGTTTGCCGCCGCAAGTGCGGACGATGCTGCAGATTTCATTGAATAACACGCAGCGCTTGATCCGCCTGGTAAACGATATTCTTGATGTGAACAAGATCGAGCAGGGAAAGTTGCAGTTGCAGCGTAAACCGGTATCACCGCTCGCGATCTGTCGAAGTGCGGTTGAAGAATTGACCTCATTTGCCCGTCAGCACGGCGTGACGATTGCTCTCGATGTACCGCCTAATCTGCCGTTCGTCGACGCCGATCAGGATCGAATCGTACAGGTAGTGGTTAATTTACTGTCTAATGCGATCAAGTTTTCGTCCAAAGGCCAGCGTGTTTTGTTAAGTGTTGTGTACGAGACATCGGTTGTTCGCTTCAGTGTGCGTGATTGGGGTCCCGGCATTCCACATACCGATCAGCAGTTCTTGTTTCAGAAGTTTCGTCAGCTTAATCAGGCAAATAACCGTGAGCGGAGTGGCACCGGTCTTGGTTTGGCTATCTCGAAAGAGTTGGTGGAACTACACGGTGGCAAGATTTGGGTTCAGAGTGAGCCGGGGCAAGGCAGTATTTTCAACTTTACTCTGCCGCTGGCGAAGGTGCAACCACCGTCGTCTGAGAGCCGGCCGCCTTTGATAGTGATTGTCAGCACCGATCATCCCTGGACGGAGAAGCTGTATGCAGCTCTGAACGTTACGACTGAGTGGGAAGTTGCCAAGATAGATATTCGCGATCTGATCAAAAGCTTGCCTGCACGCCAACCGGCTTGTATCGTGGTGATCGATTCTGGTGATTTAGGTGACCTGGTGACTCAAATTCGCGCGATTGTGCTCTATTCCCTGATCCCCATGATCGTTATTAGTGACCAGCCGGTTGCGAATCTGCCGCGTGATGTGATCACTCTTTCGTTTGATCGTTCAGTTGATGACGTTGCAACAATTGTCCGGCGTCAAATTATGAAGCCACAACCGCTGGTGTTGGTGGTTGATGATGATCCGAATGTGCGTCCGGTGTTAGTACGGATTTTACAACGCCATCAAATGCGGGTCTTGTCTACCGGTGATGGCGCCGAAGCGCTCGATTTAGTGCAGCATGCCCGGCCAGATGCGATTTTGCTCGATTTGCGGATGCCGGGAATGGACGGGTTAGAGGTGTTACAGCGTTTGCAGGCTAATCCAACAACATCCACTATTCCGGTTGTGGTGTTAACTGCGAATGATCTAGGTCCTGATTCAAGAGAACAAGCGTTTGCACTCGGCGCACGCGGCTTCTTGGAAAAGCCGGCAACTGCGGAGCGGCTGATTGCGATTATTACGTCGGTTATTCAAGCAAATGAGGTTGCCAATGAGTAG
- a CDS encoding response regulator produces MKILLAEDEEDLQLIFKMVLEDENHTVTVVNNGYEALEQLANDTFDLLLIDVMMPQMDGLELCERIQEHPVWRQIPILLLTAKPKSSLSLKDLPPMVRGLIEKPFNVFQLIDEVRAILAST; encoded by the coding sequence ATGAAAATTCTACTGGCCGAAGATGAGGAGGATTTGCAGCTCATCTTCAAAATGGTGCTTGAAGATGAGAATCATACCGTCACCGTTGTAAATAATGGATACGAGGCGCTTGAGCAGCTTGCCAATGATACATTCGATTTACTGCTTATCGATGTAATGATGCCGCAGATGGATGGTTTGGAGCTGTGTGAACGTATCCAAGAGCATCCTGTCTGGCGACAGATACCAATCTTGCTCCTAACCGCAAAGCCAAAAAGTAGTTTGTCCCTAAAAGACTTACCACCAATGGTACGGGGGTTGATTGAGAAGCCATTCAATGTTTTTCAACTTATTGATGAAGTTCGGGCAATTTTAGCGAGTACCTAA
- a CDS encoding histidine kinase N-terminal 7TM domain-containing protein → MVPFLERINEILFAAVLIVSFSLLSYIILQNWRSDIVRALSVLLAGVIIAYSGDLLLARAQRPATIEFLGRAQWLGIVLVPAGYIHFANALLAFGNANAIAQRWRRSVYFAYLSSFIIFLLVVLGTNLVIHTGIPSGPIAQFQAGPLFWVYVIFFIIAMGTALLAILMVRRAALTPSQRRRLGYLGATFAAPGIGVFPFLLVASPSMLPVSVILMLQALASLIVIAMITVMTYSVAFQGVLIPERLIKQDFVRWWLYGPFVGIATILFIQAVPVMAQMLGLPAETLITFGVMVMTVLMPIFVTQVKPYLDALIYRQDHAEIDYLRNLPRSVFTRADLRTLLENSLVAICTPLQVKTGFVIAPGEDGFSIKAIWGSRREVRRLVSEHPIGDLIPRLEAMPYDASASLDSGSFLVVGSFCLLPLRSPDGMFLGAIGLEATTDQLRRNGGTSPEMRRMVTGLAHQIELALTTAQMQRQIFDALRGLAPEMQSLQRLSSRLEQTTPLTLATLDEDVVLHPEFSQLVKEALTQFWGGPKLAESPLIGLRSVRRVLAEQGGSPTQALQTVLRQAIANLRPDDQIDPSAQEWLLYNLLEGRFLRRQTVRDVAHRLAMSESDFYRKQRAAIEEVARQILLMEEHEYENSTGRR, encoded by the coding sequence ATGGTACCTTTTCTTGAACGCATAAATGAAATTCTTTTTGCTGCGGTTTTGATTGTCAGTTTTTCACTGCTGTCATACATTATTTTACAGAACTGGCGTAGTGACATCGTGCGTGCGCTCAGTGTTTTGTTAGCAGGTGTAATCATTGCGTACAGTGGTGATCTTTTGTTAGCTCGTGCCCAGCGTCCGGCCACCATTGAGTTTTTAGGTCGAGCACAATGGCTAGGAATAGTCCTGGTACCGGCAGGGTATATCCACTTTGCTAATGCTTTGTTAGCTTTTGGTAATGCTAACGCCATCGCCCAACGCTGGCGACGTAGCGTTTATTTTGCCTATTTGAGTAGTTTTATCATCTTTTTGCTCGTGGTTCTTGGTACAAATCTGGTTATTCACACCGGAATACCAAGTGGGCCAATTGCGCAATTTCAAGCAGGGCCGCTTTTTTGGGTCTACGTTATCTTCTTTATCATTGCGATGGGGACGGCCTTGCTGGCAATTCTGATGGTACGGCGCGCGGCGTTAACGCCTTCACAGCGGCGACGATTGGGCTACTTAGGGGCGACGTTCGCTGCACCCGGTATTGGTGTGTTCCCTTTTTTGCTGGTGGCTTCACCAAGTATGCTACCGGTGAGCGTTATCCTTATGCTCCAAGCGTTAGCGAGCCTGATCGTCATTGCAATGATTACGGTGATGACGTATTCGGTAGCATTTCAAGGTGTGCTTATTCCTGAGCGCTTGATCAAACAAGATTTCGTGCGCTGGTGGTTGTACGGGCCGTTCGTTGGCATTGCGACGATTCTGTTTATTCAGGCTGTGCCGGTAATGGCACAAATGTTAGGCTTGCCGGCGGAAACCCTGATCACGTTTGGTGTTATGGTGATGACCGTCTTGATGCCGATCTTTGTTACGCAGGTAAAACCGTATCTCGATGCCTTAATTTATCGCCAAGATCATGCTGAAATCGATTACTTACGTAATTTACCGCGCAGTGTGTTTACGCGGGCCGATTTACGAACATTACTCGAGAATTCGTTGGTTGCGATTTGTACTCCTTTGCAAGTGAAGACCGGTTTTGTTATTGCGCCAGGAGAAGATGGATTTAGTATCAAGGCAATCTGGGGATCGCGCCGCGAGGTTCGTCGGTTAGTCAGTGAACATCCGATTGGCGATCTTATTCCACGCTTAGAGGCGATGCCATACGATGCGAGCGCGAGCCTGGATAGTGGCTCGTTCTTGGTGGTCGGTTCGTTTTGCCTATTACCATTGCGTAGTCCTGATGGAATGTTTCTAGGGGCGATTGGACTTGAAGCAACCACCGATCAATTGCGACGTAATGGTGGTACCTCACCCGAGATGCGGCGCATGGTGACCGGATTAGCTCATCAGATTGAGCTAGCGCTAACAACGGCTCAGATGCAACGTCAGATTTTTGATGCGTTACGCGGTTTAGCCCCTGAAATGCAATCGTTGCAGCGGTTGAGTTCACGGTTAGAACAGACGACCCCGCTGACCCTGGCTACACTCGATGAAGATGTCGTATTACATCCAGAGTTTTCACAGTTGGTAAAAGAAGCCTTAACCCAGTTTTGGGGTGGGCCGAAGCTGGCTGAAAGCCCGTTGATCGGTTTGCGCAGTGTGCGGCGCGTGTTGGCCGAGCAGGGCGGAAGTCCGACCCAAGCGTTGCAGACGGTGTTGCGACAAGCGATCGCGAATCTACGGCCTGATGATCAGATAGATCCCTCAGCCCAGGAATGGCTATTGTATAATTTACTCGAAGGCCGGTTTTTACGTCGTCAAACGGTACGAGACGTGGCCCATCGCTTGGCGATGAGTGAGTCGGATTTTTATCGCAAACAACGAGCGGCGATTGAGGAAGTTGCTCGTCAAATTCTTTTGATGGAAGAGCATGAGTATGAAAATTCTACTGGCCGAAGATGA
- a CDS encoding CDP-alcohol phosphatidyltransferase family protein, whose product MRQLPNLLGLFRIITTPLLAWLILVATPTAYVGAAFLLLIMALSDMADGRLARHLKVVSPLGIFIDTISDKIFVAGVIIPMIEVGLLPAWVALAIIIREFVVSGLRSFAAAEGVVISARRFGKQKLVITVVALIWRLLAANAEADGFLGQLAGGILIPILDLWVVSMGLALVWTLGSGIEYLWQAWPLLRRGWAPTPSGR is encoded by the coding sequence ATGCGACAGCTTCCCAATTTACTCGGCCTTTTTCGCATTATTACCACGCCATTGCTTGCGTGGCTCATTCTTGTCGCGACACCAACCGCCTATGTAGGAGCGGCTTTTTTGCTGCTCATCATGGCGCTCAGCGACATGGCAGATGGCCGCTTAGCCCGTCATCTCAAAGTTGTCTCACCACTCGGTATCTTTATCGATACGATCAGCGATAAGATCTTTGTGGCCGGTGTCATTATTCCAATGATCGAGGTTGGTCTGTTGCCGGCATGGGTTGCACTCGCGATAATTATCCGCGAATTTGTTGTCTCCGGCCTCCGTTCTTTTGCTGCTGCTGAAGGGGTGGTGATTTCGGCACGCCGCTTTGGAAAACAGAAGTTGGTGATTACAGTCGTAGCCCTGATCTGGCGACTATTAGCGGCCAACGCCGAAGCCGACGGCTTCCTTGGTCAACTCGCCGGCGGAATATTGATACCAATCCTTGATCTCTGGGTTGTATCGATGGGGTTAGCCCTCGTCTGGACGCTGGGATCGGGAATCGAATACTTGTGGCAAGCATGGCCACTCTTGCGTCGCGGTTGGGCGCCCACGCCATCGGGGCGATAA
- a CDS encoding DUF5995 family protein, with product MPALIERMLSLVNRWNAAGDRRAIFLACYYRMTEHMLSAVERGEFHDSAWVNRLIGDFADYYFVALTAWEQGTGGPLVWQHTFACAARRDTAIVQHLLLGVNAHINYDLVLVLDDLLRPEWPHLSEYERQQRRSDYDEVNRVIALTIDSVQDEVIAPYAHAMRILDRAFGPLDEWCTAHLIRNWRNDVWQQAMQMIATNGDTEHTAARQHIDHLATQRARLLSGDTLGARVFGYPLRWLNRLRLI from the coding sequence ATGCCCGCCTTAATCGAACGTATGCTGTCGCTGGTTAATCGGTGGAATGCAGCCGGCGACCGCAGGGCCATTTTTCTGGCCTGTTACTACCGTATGACCGAGCATATGCTATCTGCGGTAGAACGTGGTGAGTTCCACGACTCGGCGTGGGTGAATCGGCTCATTGGTGACTTTGCCGATTATTATTTTGTCGCCCTTACGGCGTGGGAACAAGGCACCGGCGGACCACTGGTCTGGCAGCACACTTTCGCTTGTGCTGCTCGACGCGACACGGCCATCGTGCAACACCTGCTTTTAGGGGTGAATGCTCATATCAACTACGATCTGGTCTTAGTATTGGACGACTTGTTGCGCCCGGAATGGCCGCATCTCTCGGAGTACGAACGCCAGCAACGGCGATCAGACTACGATGAGGTTAATCGGGTGATTGCGCTCACGATCGATTCGGTACAAGACGAGGTAATTGCGCCGTATGCGCACGCTATGCGTATCCTTGACCGTGCTTTCGGCCCACTTGACGAGTGGTGTACAGCACATTTAATCCGCAATTGGCGCAACGATGTTTGGCAGCAAGCAATGCAGATGATTGCAACAAACGGCGACACAGAACACACCGCTGCCCGCCAGCACATTGACCACCTTGCCACACAGCGCGCCCGCTTACTCAGCGGTGATACCCTCGGTGCTCGGGTGTTTGGGTATCCTCTACGCTGGCTGAACCGGCTACGACTGATCTGA
- a CDS encoding VTT domain-containing protein yields MSVETQLPLWRVWVWPAVIGITIAVANVLVFILLPPDLVERLGALGYLGAFLSAGIANASIVVPVPYYPLLIRLGQALNPYGVAVAAAAGSVLGELVAFYAGRSGRKAMERTAFYEWVHRQMQHRWRAPVVLFVLSAPPNPFFDVAGIIAGAVGVPVWVFVATVFAARIVRMGLVVILGYTIFGGW; encoded by the coding sequence ATGTCTGTCGAAACACAACTGCCGCTTTGGCGGGTATGGGTATGGCCCGCTGTCATCGGTATTACGATTGCGGTTGCAAACGTACTCGTCTTTATCTTATTACCTCCCGATTTGGTCGAACGGTTAGGCGCCCTTGGTTACTTGGGCGCCTTTCTTTCGGCTGGGATTGCCAACGCTTCCATTGTGGTGCCGGTACCGTATTATCCACTCTTGATCCGGCTCGGACAAGCCCTTAACCCGTATGGTGTCGCCGTCGCCGCCGCTGCCGGTTCGGTGCTCGGTGAGCTGGTCGCCTTTTACGCCGGACGGAGCGGGCGCAAGGCTATGGAGCGCACCGCGTTCTACGAGTGGGTACATCGCCAGATGCAGCATCGCTGGCGCGCACCGGTGGTGTTGTTCGTCCTCTCGGCTCCGCCTAATCCGTTCTTCGACGTTGCCGGGATTATCGCCGGCGCTGTCGGTGTGCCGGTCTGGGTGTTTGTTGCCACGGTGTTTGCCGCGCGTATTGTACGGATGGGGCTGGTAGTCATCCTTGGCTACACTATCTTTGGGGGTTGGTAG
- the glpX gene encoding class II fructose-bisphosphatase, translating to MERNLGMDLVRATEAAALRSGRWMGRGDKQGADQAAVDAMRMALNSVPMNGIVVIGEGEKDEAPMLYIGERVGNGEGEEIDVAVDPVEGTTLLAEGMPGAIAIVAVAERHSFYNWRGIPYMDKLAVGERAKGVIDINAPVAYNIRAVARTLNKQVEDVTVVVLDRPRHKDLIRQIREIGARIKLIPHGDVSAGIMTSIENPPADILMGIGGAPEAVLTAAALKCLGGEIQCKVWPRNDEERARLAELGIDPKQVLTTRDLVRGENVVVAATGITSGEFLRGVEYFGGGARTHSVVMRSRSGTVRYIDATHRWDKLMRISDMPYVH from the coding sequence ATGGAGCGCAACCTTGGAATGGATTTAGTCCGGGCTACTGAAGCCGCAGCCCTCCGGTCGGGGCGTTGGATGGGCCGTGGCGACAAACAAGGCGCCGATCAAGCGGCAGTTGATGCGATGCGGATGGCACTCAACAGCGTGCCGATGAACGGGATCGTTGTAATCGGTGAAGGTGAGAAAGACGAAGCGCCGATGCTGTATATCGGCGAACGAGTTGGGAATGGTGAGGGTGAAGAGATCGACGTAGCGGTTGATCCGGTTGAAGGTACCACCTTGTTGGCGGAAGGAATGCCCGGCGCGATTGCTATCGTCGCCGTCGCCGAGCGTCATTCGTTTTACAACTGGCGTGGTATTCCGTATATGGATAAGCTGGCCGTCGGTGAACGGGCCAAAGGCGTCATTGATATTAATGCGCCAGTTGCTTACAACATTCGTGCGGTAGCCCGTACCCTCAATAAACAGGTTGAAGATGTGACGGTCGTTGTCCTTGATCGACCCCGTCACAAAGACCTGATCCGCCAAATCCGCGAGATCGGTGCTCGGATCAAACTCATTCCGCACGGTGATGTGAGCGCCGGGATCATGACCAGCATTGAAAATCCGCCTGCCGATATCCTGATGGGGATCGGCGGTGCGCCAGAAGCGGTGTTGACGGCTGCCGCCCTGAAGTGTCTCGGTGGCGAGATTCAGTGTAAAGTCTGGCCGCGGAATGATGAAGAACGTGCCCGGCTGGCCGAGCTTGGCATTGATCCTAAACAAGTGCTCACGACCCGCGATCTCGTGCGGGGTGAGAATGTGGTAGTGGCGGCGACCGGTATCACCTCCGGTGAGTTTCTACGCGGGGTTGAGTATTTTGGCGGTGGTGCCCGCACCCATAGCGTGGTGATGCGCTCACGTTCGGGAACGGTGCGCTATATCGATGCTACACACCGCTGGGATAAGTTGATGCGCATCTCTGATATGCCGTATGTCCATTAA
- a CDS encoding O-antigen ligase family protein, giving the protein MSINIPAQPPTLRDQLVQSPLLIAGLALAFGGLIGGITAFGPLYAVAGLLALALATTLLVSVKAGLIAALAIATIIPFGTLPFKAIITPNFLTVTLVTLNAVWFLRALARSDTYDVRFGSLGLPLIGFLGLTLFSLILGARGLPDPQTLHNYAKFVLGVFCYLTVINCVRDRDTARLVVRALIIVGGISALIGLILWVLPDATALQLLVALGRIGYPTSGRVLRYVEDDPNGLERAIGLNVDPNSFGGMLALVAVLTLTQLAAPRPLLPRWLLATLGGIQVLTLLLTFSRAALFGLVIAAAYLATVQYRRLWRYMIIAGVTGGVLLMGLGYADDFINRVLSGVQFRDQAQQMRLDEYANAIAIIQRYPVFGIGFGAAPDLDLSAGVSSIYLAIAQRMGLVGLIAFIGLIGFWYTRSLDILPQLDDESTSWLLGCQGAVVAALAVGLADHYFFNIEFSHMATLLWCTMGLGSAIEWLINES; this is encoded by the coding sequence ATGTCCATTAATATTCCCGCGCAACCGCCAACGTTGCGCGACCAGCTTGTTCAATCACCACTCCTCATTGCCGGGCTGGCGCTGGCTTTTGGTGGCCTGATCGGTGGGATCACCGCTTTCGGGCCACTGTACGCCGTCGCCGGCCTGCTCGCCCTTGCGTTAGCTACTACCCTGTTGGTCAGTGTCAAGGCAGGATTAATTGCCGCATTGGCGATTGCAACGATTATCCCATTCGGCACGCTTCCCTTTAAAGCCATTATTACCCCGAATTTTCTGACGGTAACCCTCGTTACGCTGAATGCTGTCTGGTTTTTACGTGCATTGGCTCGTTCAGACACCTATGACGTTCGCTTCGGATCGCTCGGTCTCCCCCTGATCGGGTTTCTCGGTTTGACCCTCTTTTCGCTCATATTGGGCGCACGTGGTTTGCCCGATCCGCAGACCTTACACAATTACGCGAAATTTGTCTTGGGGGTGTTCTGTTATCTTACCGTGATCAACTGTGTGCGTGACCGCGATACCGCCCGTTTAGTTGTTCGTGCATTGATTATTGTCGGTGGGATCTCGGCCCTCATCGGTTTGATCTTGTGGGTATTACCTGATGCAACAGCTCTGCAGTTGTTGGTAGCACTGGGCCGGATCGGCTATCCAACAAGTGGTCGAGTGCTACGCTACGTCGAAGACGATCCGAACGGCCTCGAACGGGCTATTGGCTTGAATGTCGATCCGAACAGCTTTGGCGGGATGTTAGCACTCGTCGCCGTGCTTACCCTAACCCAATTGGCAGCACCACGCCCCCTTTTGCCGCGATGGTTGTTGGCAACCCTTGGCGGGATACAGGTATTGACACTTTTGCTCACCTTTTCGCGCGCCGCCCTCTTCGGCTTGGTCATCGCTGCTGCGTATCTCGCGACGGTGCAGTATCGACGGCTGTGGCGCTATATGATCATCGCCGGAGTCACGGGGGGTGTGTTGCTTATGGGATTGGGATATGCCGATGACTTTATCAACCGCGTGCTCTCCGGTGTCCAGTTTCGCGATCAAGCCCAGCAGATGCGGCTCGATGAATATGCCAATGCAATCGCGATTATTCAGCGCTACCCGGTGTTTGGTATCGGATTTGGTGCTGCACCAGACCTTGATCTGTCGGCCGGCGTCAGTAGCATTTATCTGGCAATCGCTCAGCGCATGGGTCTGGTCGGCCTGATCGCCTTTATCGGCCTCATCGGCTTTTGGTATACCCGCAGTCTCGACATTTTGCCGCAGCTCGATGACGAATCGACCAGTTGGCTCCTCGGTTGTCAGGGGGCTGTTGTAGCAGCATTGGCCGTGGGGTTGGCCGATCACTATTTCTTTAATATTGAGTTTAGCCATATGGCAACCTTGTTATGGTGTACGATGGGGCTAGGTAGTGCCATTGAATGGCTGATCAATGAGTCGTAA